The Gossypium hirsutum isolate 1008001.06 chromosome A13, Gossypium_hirsutum_v2.1, whole genome shotgun sequence nucleotide sequence agcaagtgtgaattttggttgagggaggtaaccttcttaggacatgtggtcttcGTCGAAGGGATTAaagtggaccctcgaaagattgaagcaattttggagtggaaggcACTTAGGACGGTGTCGaaaattcgaagtttcctagggttggcaggatactacagaaggtttgtggaaggtttttctgtgatggcagcacctctgacaaaactcataaggaaaggggtaccgtttgtatggactgagacccagcaggaggcttttgagaagttgaagaaagttctgattgaagcacctgtgttaatttagccagagtctgggaaggattttactgtgtacagtgacgcatcacatgtaggcttgggctgcgtgttaatgcaggagggtaaggtggttgcatatgcatcacgacagcttaaacctcacaaagggaactatcttactcatgatttggagttggcggcagtgatatttgcacttaagatttggaaaCATTACTTGTATGaggagaggtgtattatatacacagaccacaagggtcttaagtatttgttgactcaaaaggagctgaaccttaggcaaaggagatggattgagttgcttaaggattatgactattcgatcgagtatcaccaggcaaggctaatgtggtagccgatgctctaagtcgtagaactgtatctgatctgagagcaatgtttgctcgtctgagtctgtatggtAATAGAAGTCtattggctgagttgcaagtgaggccaacctgggtggatcagattaaggaaaagcagttgaacgatgagtctttggtcgctcgttttcaacaagttaaggaaggggaaacttctgagtttgggttaaatggcaaaggagttctgtgtttccgaggaagaatttgtgttccgaaggactctgatttgaggcagacaatactgaaggaagctcatggaggactttgtgccatgcacccTGGAGAgaacaagttgtatcacgacttacgagaattgtactggtggactggacttaaacgagaagtaacggagtttgtagggaaatgtctgacatgccagcaagtgaaagctgagcatcaattaccctctagactgttacagtcagtgaagataccattttggaagtgggagagggtaaccatggactttgtgagtgggctgcccttgacaccatcaaagaaagactcggtgtgggtgattgtggataggttgaccaaatcggcccatttcatacctgttcgtactgacttttcatttcaaaagttagccaagttgtatgtggcggaggttgtgcgacttcatggagtcccagtttcaattatttctgattgGGATCCtagatttacatctcgattttggaaaaagttgcatgaggcattagGGAcacgattgaattttagtacggctttccatccccagactgatggtcaatcagaaagggttattcagattctgaaGGACAtattgaggggatgcgtgattgattttcgaggtagttgggaggattacttgctgttggcagaatttgcgtacaataacagttaccaggcgagtatttggatggcaccgtatgaaacactgtatggacgaaggtgtcgtacacctagttgttggaccgaactaGGAGAGTGACAGGTTTTtagaccagagttggtagctgatactgaggataaggtcagaataattagggacagGTTAagagaagcatctgataggcaaaagtcgtatgcaaatttgaagcgtaaggagattgagtactcagtaggtgatatggttttcttaaaggtttcaccttggaagaagatcttgagattcggcaagaaaggcaaattgagtccgcggtttatagggccttatcgggttcttaagcgggtagggccaatagcatatcagttagagttaccaccagagttagatagaatccatgacgtctttcatgcgtctatgttaagacgatatcgatcggatccctcacatgttgtgccagtggaggagattgaagcaaggactgatttgacctttgaggaagaacccgtacaaattttagatcgagaggttaaagttctaagaaggaagttGGGGTTCTgttggtaaaagtactgtggcgtaatcatggaagggaagaagttacttgggaatcagaagagactatgcgttaacaataccctcaactatttggatcaggtaaattttgaggccgaaatttctttaagggggtagagttgtaacgccccaattttcgggaattctgtgaatgttggcataggtttaattatgttagtgggcctctagaaggcctaagcttaagatagaacccgacaattttagttaatttttgttccataagaaaaagggggtgaaattatgaaataggacctatgtgaacatgtttgaaaatgctataggctaaattgaagtggccaaataaataggagtgcaaaataggaggatttgcatgacaaaccccccattttacatgaagtggccggccatcatgttgttgtagacaaaatgtgcacttgatatccataatttatggtacaaattgatacaaattgataatgggttaggtaaatttttcatgataatgggttaggtaaatgttccatgataatgggttaggtaaatgttccatgatgggaatttcatgtcttttatattaaagaattaaatggatgaaatatgaaattttatttaaaaaaaggggtgaaaagaacaaagttttgtccatctttgttcatcatagcctaaagttagggaagagaaatgagaggagaaagatcttgaatgttcggtcacttggggaagaaaattgaaggtaagttcatggtagtttgcttctatcttgatgttcatgagttcttcttgattctaccttaactcttgaagcatattttggtttttggttgtgttgtgagcatttggtcatgaattaaaatgaaggaaatggttgttgtttcatgttcttttgatgaaaaatggaagatatgtgaagttgagccaaacaaatgagcatgcatgtgcttagatgctaaggggaaaaatcagctaatatgttgtgctttaaaatgatgaaatggagattatacttaagtaaaatcatagatatgtgatgattgattggtgatatacatgtttaaaaaaaacatgcatgcaagttatgtgtgaaagagtgatttagtagtaaatctgcttgggacagcagcagtaacgtaaatttggaaaatcaccataaattgtgggagatgagttagaagctgaataaattatgtaattaaagcttaatgagtctattttcaaatgaaataaacgagaacatattttgaattctgtacaatgagaaatttgattcgtaatgaagagtggtcagattagtcaaacagtgaaacatgggaaactttaagaaaaatctggtattgattggctaaaccaaaaattctgaacattttatggatagaagatatatgagtctattttcaggtaaaattcacggcacttgatttggagtttcgtaactccagttataaatgatttagtgactgttgttcaggaagacagcttgcagtgagattatgattatgtggtaaacattgacaaaaatttgttaatgagttgcttattgatttcttataagcttactatgatctgtaggtgtggttggccgaatattgtaaggggttaatacatagttcgtatttgaatagttagattaatgtgttagtaatccaattgtaggcagttcgtgtgtggatctcgtcagcatatcgtcgcaaacagatGTGTAACTAACatcctctttcttagtctggatcggcaaaagtcgaaaagccgaaatgccgaaaaccagtattttgtagatttgcgagtgtgcgaatgctcgtgaggtaaatcgattaatgtttttggtaagctgtaaaatttggactgcaaagtgcatgatttctgtgcccttgatatttttgggcttaatgggccaaaattggaatgatgggccaacaggcccaattcggtaagaaccctcggtatgtgattctgttagtacgtgaaaagtaggaatatgcatgaaaaaccctaaaatagataaattactaaaataactttaaaagtggaaaatttacagttttacccctagtagataaattatcgaaatacccctagggttaaattgacctaaatgcatgtttgactgttgttatttactgcatgccatgttgttattatctgatgcatgggattgggatattgacggaggaagtactgaaagtggcttgtccacgtactggaagctttgcctcaatttactgttaactgagaagcaaggctgcaactgtgaaGTGTTGGGCTggatgggttgagctattccccacatggagtgtagggctggtacgggtggagtgtagtggttggtgggttgagtagtctctccaaatgggcttgcatatgttattgatgttgcatgtattttgaaatgggcctatgggccatactgttatctgaataaagggctaaggcccagtatattgtaatctgaaaagggctctggtccagtaccactgttacctggaTGAgtttaggcccaataggcttgagttGACTTGgcctttgaatgggttttccttacacactgagtttccccaaactcaccccttttattttcatccacgcaggaaatccccaaccatagtgggcttggagctgtgagggaattcagagtggccacccgttctgaaagtttggttttcttctggtgaactggacatcctattatttacgttgaggtttgggtttttaaatgtaataaggccgcttaattatttttgatggttttaatatgtattactaagataggtattacttattttaactgttgaaattggatagctttagggcgcgttttcaaaaaaaaacaacaattgatttcaaaataacacgacaacaagcaaagcttccgcaatgaaagtattttccaaaattaatcacttttcctaaaaatgacttaatcaaatcggtttcctagaaatatacatgacgttaaggtgtggcaatggcggtgtgcatgtctaggattggattcgaagggagcttggtacttaagtagtccaatagactcacctcctccttttcggtttcctacctggtgcacagcttccattcactttaacctataatgaaattatcttttaaaacactaagtaggtttttctggatcaacaatataaaatattttgaacgcttcgatgtggcatgtcggatccggccataacgtctgggccgggtttggggttttacatctcaatttctcttaacgtagtttttctatattttccatttgttaaaatatCCGTGCATATAGATTAAGCATTTTAGTTTGACATTTTTTGTTTCTTGCTTTTGGGAATCACAAGAAGGAAGGGAGTTCAAGGAGCACAACCGGGTCTGGTTCTTGACTAGATGTAGAGGGTAAGAATTGTGGTTGATGTGGTAAGGGGCTTTGAATATTTGCACGAGAGGGTTCAACCTTTGATTATCCACAAAGATATCAGATCTAGCGATGTCCTTTTTGAAGACTTCAAAGCGAAGACTGCAGATTTTAACCTCTCAAACCAGGGTCTCGACATGGCTGCTCGTCTTCATTCTACTTGTGTTTTGGGAACCTTCGGCTATCATGCACCTGAGTACGCTATCTTAAGCTGATTTATATCATTGTTCATTTCTTTTCCGAACCAACCAGTCATTGCCAGTTATTGACATAAATAATTGAAGGGAGGAAAACAATaagagaagcagaagagaatggaaaataaagaagaagaaaaaaaaggaaagttaaaataacataaaagaaaaaaaattaaattgctcaaatgaaaaaaatataaggaccaattgcataatttaacctaaaattttcatttgaaataatgatttaacatgccacatcagcttatcgttacaccgttaacgacaattaatggctcggtgactaaaatgttacaacacgataatgtAAGTGGGTAAAAcgtaaaatttcaaacataagtgactacaatgtaatctgagacaaataaaagtgacttttttcataatttatcctTGATTTTATAGTacttcaataaaataataattaaaattttagtattttgttATTAAACGTGGAGAAAATATATCTTAAGAAAAGAAGTAGAAGATTCATACTAAATAGTAACAAAGGTATAATTATCTTTTTTTACTCAAATAAATCCTAAAAGAGGATTTATGTGATGTTTTTTAAACCATAGGGATTTGTGGGTATTTTCATAATATAGGGAAATAAAAGTTAGGCTGAATTATTTCTTTCGCCCTCGAACTataccaaaaaatttaatttggcCCTTTTTCGGGGCTTTTTATATTTAGCCCCATATTTTATTATCTGTCAAATTGGATGATAAAGTTAATGAAGTTGTGAATAGGATAGGATATTATGCCGCAATTCACATGTATTTATtgttattactttattttatatatcatgacattaaatagtaaaaaagtaaaataaattttaaaaagcttTAAAAATTATAGACTAAAAAACTTAATCAGAAACAAAAGTTAATTAAAATTACTATGGAATCATCTACAACTTAATGCAGTTCATACGTTCATAGAGtcaattataataatgattcaacataattattgatataacattattttatatttatatattgtatataaaattaattatatttattcaatataaaataaattgatgtatgtGTTATTGTAAATGTATattattgaatcaaaattaaaatttcatgtatatatttgaaccacaacaaaaatttaatatgtataactatattaaattaaagttcatatattaaattatacattaaattatagttcatatatatttttaaattttattaaaagatgtTTTTAGAGTAAAACAGAAGCAATTGAAAAGCAAGAAAGccttataaattcttttacaaaatttttaagagTCCCAAATTTTTGAATCAATTGCAAAATATCATGTGTAAAGCTGAAGTTATTGTGGGTAAAACTAAAATTATCACCGGTAAAAATGAAAACATTATACTTGTAtcataattattttctttaattattttaattattaaaagataattaataaaattttatattaccactaactaaaaataaaattattaagtgataattttaaaggattattttagctctaattaattaatttaataagagATAAATGAAAGAATTTAAATTCTTGTAAAACTGTAAAATGAAACACTTAAAttatataagaattttttttattgaagtcaATGTCCCTGTAAAAAGGGTCACCCAAGCTGCCTAGAAGATTTCCACAGAATTCTTTGAAGAAAGCAAAGAACTTAAAGAAATTTTGACAAATACCATACATGTTTTGAAGAAAAGTCGCTTTCTTATCTAGTTCAATCATTTTTTAAGAAAGCTAATCGCCTTTTGATTCAAATTAGTTGAAGAAAGAAGGTCTAAATCCGTTTTAAGAGCAAGTCGCCACGACACTTGAAACAATTCATATCCATTTAAGATCAAATCTAAACAATCTCTAGATCGAAATCAAACTAGAGAGAAGAATGAAATGATATTTCTTTGTAAAGAAATCGAGAGATTGTAACTTTCTTTTCGAATTTATCAATAAATTTGACTCTAGATTTTCAAGTCAACTTTTGACTCGAAATTTGTGTGTAAATAACATAAATGCCACATCTGCCTTTGACATTCACATCAAGGAGTTAATGGTGATGATAATTTTTTCATCCAATGAGGGATAaataaagccaaaaaaaaaaatcaaattaacctttttattggttaatatattatttggtattgAGTTTGATACTTTTTTCTATTGtagtacttatattttttttgtccattttggtatttatatatgtCAAAAGATATACATTTTGGTACCCACATGTAATGGTGttagtttttaatgtttaattcgattttatgaaagttaattgctaatgtTATTAGGTTTagatttttcataattttgttaatagaataaatttattgttaattgtgtatttgtttaatttgtcaaatatagTCTTATGGATgtaatttttttggattttagagttgatttgatgagagttaatgtaacgccctaaaaatctaAGCTGTTGGTTTGTAAAATTCCAATGTAGTAACTAgtttggtttagtggttaagtgactTGTGCTCTTTGGGCATAGGTTTGAGTCTCGGTTGAAACAgctatgattattattatttgtttgttAGTAACCTTGTGAGTTGTTCTATTAGTAGAATTTGGGTTTGATTTGAACTCTAATTAAGCTGTTAAGTAAGGATTAATTAGTAGGTTGCTCGGATTGGGTTGGTTAATAaatagatttaattattattttattttattttaattcttatccCTAAAAGAAATTCTCTTTCCTCTCTCACGTCTCATGTTCTTCCCATTGCTCCCTCTTTACCgttcttgtttcttcttcttcttctttttgtgtgttttagttattttctattttgttcattCTTTTTCCTTGTTGACTCCTATTTGGTCAAGAAACCATATTTTATTCTTTGGGGCTGCAAAGTTAATCTATGTTGGGGTGTGATTCTTACTATCGGTTACTTGTGTAAGTGTTTTTGCAATTATTTTTTTCGATATTAAGTtgttctttaattattattttagttaatttgtaGTTGGTGAAAAGTTTTGGGGTTGTGAGTGGATGTTTGTTGTTGTTTAATTGAGAAATCTTTTTGGATATTAGGTGAAGATTTTAGGAATAACGGTCCTCCGATGAGTTAGTATCTGTGAaggctatttttttttgtttcgggTAAGTAATCACTGTTACGTGTGAGTTAATTGTTGAATTTGGGTTAATGGTGGAAGTTATGGTGGAGAAAGGTTTCGTCTTGGGTAGATTATTATTGATTTGAGTGCTTAATTGTCAATTTTAGGTACTGGAAATCTTGAGGTTGCCTTCGTATCAAAATCAAACCAGGTGTATAATGCAAAACACCAAAAAAACAATTATCTATGGAAGCCGAAAAAGCAatctgtcgacaccacacggctgtgtgccaggTTGTGTGATAGGTCATATTTtgggccatgtgtgacacatggtctaggCTATTTgagccgtgtggaccacacgagcgtgtgtgaggtcgtgtgggtcacacgggctTGCCATCTAAGCCGTGTGGGCCcaaaatattgaatgttttcctAAGGCCATACACATCGTTCTGATTTTTCGTAGGCCTTCTGTGGGGTCAGTATATGATCAAATAAactgtaaaatatgaaattgtaaaatatgaaatttggtCGTCTATTagtataaatttttatatctaTTCATATATTTGAGACATCATATTATAAGTAAACCTTGTACTAGGCTCTGAGTAACCCGAAAAATGATATGCATGCTTTGTATCTGTTATGTTATACATGTATAACTGTATCATGTCTGATTTCTATTCTGATCTGTATTTGCTTTTGGGATGGGTTatattatgtggaggaagtatTTATGTGAATGGTGATAACTCAACTATTACACTAGCAGCTCAACTGCAAATATTTTAAAAGGTGTCATATCAACATTAAGTGGTATGTAGGATTGGATTGGTGTTTCATACCCCATGGTGTGTtagatggtcggagatggtgtgtagcagatggggtAGGAAATATGTCTGTATTTGTACTGCTTTGTTATGATTT carries:
- the LOC121212290 gene encoding PTI1-like tyrosine-protein kinase 3, which produces MDWLTKHRAALDCATKRMVLGTIEDEEVMIIRERRDYLSNVVSALKAEKLMRKRCEAYLAFVNQVETGDLTVDIVRTRVRIVVDVVRGFEYLHERVQPLIIHKDIRSSDVLFEDFKAKTADFNLSNQGLDMAARLHSTCVLGTFGYHAPEYAILS